A window of Numenius arquata chromosome 10, bNumArq3.hap1.1, whole genome shotgun sequence genomic DNA:
GGTCAGTGATGCCCCCTTACCGCTGCCTGAATCGGGCAGCCCTGCATGGGATGAAGGTGCATCTGTTGGACTTTGTGTtggctgctctcctgccacctcctggTGCAGGTAGCAAGGAGCACAGGTTACAGCACCCGGGCATGGCATGGAGGGAACATCAGGCACCTTTTGATACCCTGCATCTCCTTTTTCTCCAAATCTGCATGAACCCAACCAGCCTCTGAGCCAGGGAGGGTGTAAATTACAAAGTGCTTCCCAAAGGCTTTTTCTGTCTccacaggcagcagctccagctggtgTCTCCTCCAATGCCCAGCCCAGCAGAGGTGGCCGGACAAAGCCTTGAGGATGTGCTGGCAGGCACAGAGGGACAGCACCAGCCCCTGGGCATGGCCAGCCCGCCCTTCAGGAGGGTCTGCACCCATTGCCCATCGGTCAGTGATGttacccacccccaaaactcacTGCATGCTCTCCCACAAGCTGGGCGCCCAGGTGGGCTGTAGAATTTGGGGTTAAACCATGGTGGTGCATTTGGAGGGGCTGGTTACCCCAGTTAAGGCGGGATGCAGCCCCAGGAGCACTGTAGAGCAGCAGCCTGACCTCTTACTTCTCCTGAATAGTGTCTAACGTTGCCACCCAGGGTGGAAGaacccctctgtccccccagaCATAGCTGCATTTCTGTGATGGGAGGAGAAACCTGGTGCATGGCTGGCGCATCCAGTTGGGTTAAACTTGTCACAGGTCTGAGGTCAGGAAACATTCCCACCGCAGGCCAGGCAGGCAAGGACAAAGGAGGGGCTATTCCTACCTCCTCAAGTCCTCCAGGCTTTTCACCTAGGAAATCTGGAATTGCGATGACTTTCAGGCACCGGTGATGCTCAacagtttctcctcctctcttcctggCACATTTCACAAATTGGGGCATTTGGGCTTCAGCACAAGCCCTCAGCATTGGGGGTAGGAAGCCACAGTAGATGCCTGCAGCCAATTGCATGACTCCCAAGGGCCCCTCCCACTCCTAAATACCTCCTGAGCATAAACATTATCCCATGATTCAGGATCAGGGGGAAAAGAGGCTAAATTCCACCTAACAAACCTCATCTTTGCAGCTGAGAGCCTACCTGAAGGCTTTTGACAGCCAGAAGGTCAAAGTGGACACCTCAAAGGCGGCAACCATGTGGCAGTTCCAGAGGTTCATCCAGATGCTCCGCAGCGCCAAGAAGAGAGATGTTCTGCAGCTGCTGAAGAGAGCACCTGAGGACATGCTGTGAGAATCCCAGGAGCTATCTTGCCAAAATTGGCTTTCTGTGCACGTAGTGCCCTGACATCATCCTACATTCCTGACCCTGGCAACTAGGGTTGTTTGATGCTGGTCCATATCTGGTCCAGGCAGTTGTCCTGGCCAGTTCAAATGTACTCTGATTTTTCTTAATGCCTGTTCTCTACAAACACCGCATggcttttggggttggtttttttttggctggctttGGAATGTAGCAAAAGGTCCAGCACGGCTTTCTGCAAATAATCATTGGAGGTCTGTTATTTACAGACCATCCACCCATGGCCATAGCATCTACCCCTCGTCAGTGTGGGCACTAGGGCCTCTCTGCAGTGAAATACCTAGACATGGGTGAGTTCAGAGCAAGAGTCAACCTTTTAGGTACTTTTTTAACCCATGAATTGAAGATCCCATGAGTTTTAAAGCAAGAGGAAAGcatggagaaaagaaagggggaTAAGGAGCTGCAGATGGTACCTCATTTCTTCTCCAACTCTATCAGTGGGTCATGCCACTGATGACCTCCCTCTTCTTGCTCCAGCCCCTTTGTTGTGGAGGCAGCGGTGGCCGCACAGTCAGTGGCATCCTTGGCGGCTCTCTCGGACTTTCTGGATTTCAGCAAGGAGCCAAAGTCCCTGCTGGAGAAGTTTCTCTAcgcagcagctttctctccccgGCCTTCAGGAGAGCTTCTCCACTTGGTGTTAGTAAGTGCAGACATTTGTCTCCCTCCCTGAGTCCAAGGTGGATCCTCAACCCATTTCAGCCAGGAGGGAACAGCAAGCgtattttcctgaaaaaggaaaatatgtttctgtAGAAATATATCTTCCTGCTTATGGGATTATTTTATGTGCTTTTAATGGGAGACTGGCAGAGGGAGTAGATGCTCCTCAGAAAAAAAGCGTTCAGCAGAAAGTGCTTTATGTCAGTGCATTACAGATAATAAAAGCTCAATTAAAAGCCACTgtgaaaaatcagcattttatcCAATTAAATTATGCGTGGCCTCCTTCAAGGTAGGTAAGAActcttttttccttgattttttggTAAACACTTTGAGATAATAGGTAAAACACACTCCTACTCTGTCTTttacccatttttttccccccatttcctaATACCCCTCTCCTGGTGCCCAGGACAAGCTGGATGGGAAGCAGCTGGCCCCTGAGGTCTGGGAGACAGGGATAGTTGCCGTGGGCTCTCTGGTCGGCAAGCTCTGCCAGCAGAAGCTGTGTGGGCTGCAGGTGGGTACTCTGCAGCCTCTAGGCTTTTTTggacccttcttcctcctcccaaaaTGTCTCCTGTCCCTCCTCTCATTCTCCTATGCTTCTGCCCTCCTGCAAACTCCAAGCAGGAGGTGGAGCGTGGGGTGGCAACCGTCCTTGGGGGGCTCAGAGATGCCAAGGAGGACTCCGAGATGGTCATTTACCTGCTGGCCCTTGGGAACGCAGCACTCCCCGAAACCATCCCCACCCTCCTGGACTACGCCGAGGAGGGTCCTGCCACCGTCGCCACCGTGGCCATTTCTGCCCTGCGGCGATTCCACCCTCAGCACATCTCCGACAAGGTAAGAAATGAAGCCGCTGAGGCTCGGTGCTTCTCTTCCCACTCAAAACCAAACCATCAGGGTGCAGAGCCACCGTTTGTGCATCACCACCCTAACGGCACCATTTTCATTGCCCTCCTTGCATCAGGTGAAACGAGCGATGAGGAGGATTTTCCACGAGAAGAGGAAGAGCTACGAAAAAACCTGTCGCCTGGCCGCTGCAGAAGTGCTCCTAGATAACGAGCCCTCGCCCATGGATGTCATCAACATCCTGCTGGCCACCAAGGAGCTGGAGACAGAGACGGCCACGTTTCTGCTGCTGAAGAtctggaacagcctgcatgctgaCCACCACCCCGCAAGGTGGGTCTGGAGGGGACAGTTGCATTTTTCCCACTCTAGTTCTACATGAcgtttttcttctcctccacacTCCGGCTGTGGCTTTTGACCCAGCGTGCCTTCAGAGCGTGCGAGCATCACCTCTTGGAGCTGGCATTGGAGCTGCCTGGAAatttccagctgcaggaggaagaaaagagcaggGCTGCTCGTGCAGACGCCTCCCAGCCAGCCGAAACCTGCCGTCCCTCCTCATCCTGCCCCTTGGCAGCAGGACCCAGGCTCGTGGCTTTGGCAGACACCTTGGAGGCCAAAGCTctggctggcagggcagggcagcgcACAATTTGTAACTCCATTAATCTCCCTATCTGCACAAAACAGAACGAGCACTAACATTTTTCAGACCTAAGCAAAAGCTGCGCAAAAATATCCGACTGGTTTACCCTAATAAATCGGAGGAGAGGGAAATCCCCGGGTAGCTCATGTctgctcatttcctttttttgctcACACTTCTTTTGGGCAACAGAGAGAAATAGTTTGGAAATTTGAATTTCCTTCTTTGTACAGCCTTCTGTAATGGCCactgacattttcacagaatcccagaacgataggggttggaagggaccttcggagatcatctagtccgacccccctgtcaaagcaggtccacccagagcaggctggacaggaatgcatacaggcgggttttgaatatctccagagatggatactccaccacctctctgggcagcctcttccagggctctgtcaccctcaaagaagttttttcctcatattcagAGAAGGGGGTTCAGAGgagtttcccttccttccttccttcctggtgTTGACATACCCTTTCCCTCTTGCTTCCAGGAAGATACTGAAAGACATCATGAGAGACCCACGGATAAATAATTACAACTTCTTCTTGAAAGCTGGcatctcctcttctttctcaGGACCTCTGACAGGTGACACCACAGAGAACGCTCGTCCCACAGTCCCTTCAAACAGCTGAAAGAAGGGCTGGTGGGGAAAGACAGACTTCACAAGAGGCCTTAGCTTTATAGAAGTGCCCCAAAATCTCAGCGTGAGGTTTCTGagcgtgtccctcagcaccatctGAGGCTGGCTAGTTGCCATCACCTGAGATATACCTTTCTCTGACACCCCAACAgcaggagggctgggctgggccacGTACTTTTCCCAAATTTGAAAGAGGAACTTCAGTTGGAGATGAAACTAATGGTAAACCGTAGGTGGGATTTCCTACACTTTTCCTGATAAGTCAAGATGTTTAGTTCTGTTCCTCAGGTATTTTTAATAAGCTCCTCAAAGATGAGAATCCTTGTACTGAGATAAAAATAGTCAAACTTCAGAGAGACTGCAACAAATGGCACTTGCTTAAATCTTGCCCCTCAGTTTGCTTTTCTGTCCCTCTACAAACTAACTCACTCTAACCTTGTGGGGAGTAGGTGGAAGTAACATAGTCAACGCCTGGAAGAAAACCATTGCGATACTAAGTCCTTTGGTTATTGCAAGAATGGAAGGAGGTGGTGCAGAGAAGCTTTCCCCTCTGAATCAATTAGCTTTACCGGATATTTGCTGGCTAACACATGAGATCTGTGCAGGTCAGCCACCCTGACCATGGATGGGACAGCTCTACAGGACTAGCCATATTGAGGAGGCTCTCAAATTACCAAGGAGCTCTCAGGTTCCTGCCTTTAGATGTACCTAGTGACCTCCCAGTTCCCTCAATCAATTTGGACAAGCTATTTTAAGAAACCACCCCATCCTGCTGAGTGCTGACTTGGTGGCACCAGGCACAGGGGATGCACTCGCCAGGATCCTGCCTACcggctgttttcttctctgtcagcCTTCATCCCTTGCTGCTGCTCTCAGAGCGTTTATTGGTTGAACACTGTTCAGTGACTCATTCACAAGAAGAGATGCGCCAGGTGCTGCCTGGGGATGCTTACAGGTGTCTCTCTGCCTTTCAGTCACCCAGGACCTGCTTTCCACCTTCGGGCTGGACCTGCTGTTTTTGGAGGGCGGATTCCTGAGGAAGAGTATCTCTGACTTCTCACTGCTCAGCCATGGCCAGCGACTTCGTGCCGTTCAGGTGTGCTGCTGGGGGAAAATATACGTGGAGAGGGGTGATAGCACCAACGCAGTGGTGCAACTGCCCTGTCTGTGTCCCCTCTTACCCTCCTTATGGTGCTTGACCTCACCCTCTGCACCCTatatcagaaatacagaaatgcacAGCCTCCATCACCGATGTGAAGCCAGACAGATCTGCTCTGAAGAACAGAGCTCCCTGCTCCCCCAAAATCCAAGGGATGCAACACCGTTGCTGCACGGTGCTCAGGGATAGCTTGGGTGCCCCATCCAGCCCACTACATCACTGTCCTTCTTCAAAGGCTGCCTATCCAAGGGCTGGACAAGAGTAGCAACTCGGATAGTATTGTGGAGCATGAAATGGACTCTCCAGTTTTGCTCCATGCAGCTTACACGTCTCCATTTCTGTGTTTTAGGTCACTATTGAAGCACAAGGGATGGAGTCAATGCTGGGAGAAAACGTcttggaaggggaagaggagccgGAACTCATGGCCGGGATGTCTGCTATCTTCTTCGATGTTCAGTTGCGGCCGATCGTCTTCTTCCAGGGATACACAGACTTAATGGCCAAGGTCCTGTTAAGCAGCGGAGAACCCACAAGCGTGGTCAAAGGGAACTTCTTATTGATGGACCATCACCAGGTACTGGATGGGGCCGTAACCTGTCTCCGCACCAAACCCTAGTGAACGCCATAGCGTGAGCGAGTGGATTTTAGGTATGTTACTTGGTGCAGATACAGTTCTAAGAGCAAGGTGGCACTGTCAGATATCTCTTGAGGTTGATAAAACAGCAGGATGGCTGGCTCTGCCATGGGACACACATGGTTCGAGTTGCTCCCGTGCAAGCCCAGCTGTGGGGTTGGGATAGGCAGTCCCAGCAGCCATGCACTGCTGCAGTAGCAGCCGCTCAGCCAGGAGTGGTGTCTGCTCACAGCGAGTTCTGCCTTCTCCATCTTCCAGGTCATACCTCTGCAGTCTGGCCTCCAGGTGGCCGTCAAACTCCAGGGTGGGCTGGGGCTTGACATTTCAGCCGACATGGACGTGAGCATTTGGGAGCAGGAACTGAAAACCAGCATCAATACGAGGTCAGCTGGGGGGAAACTGCTTGGCTCTGGGAGTACGGGGCGCGCAGGGGGCTTGGCACAAGGGATGCTCCATCTTAGCCTGGCTTTCCACAGCCCCCTGCTGTCCTCCTGCTGTGTCCAGCCCTTCCTTGTGGATGCATTGGGTAGAGGTTTGGTGGGCGCTGGTTACACACAGCCAGACCTAAAATTAAGATGCTAGTGGGGTTGTTTGGTGCCAGCGCATGGTGCCCAGTGCAAAGCCATTGCTCGGTGATGGACCCACGTGTTTCTCTCTCGCAGGGGAAGCCTCACCATTGATTTCCAGGCAGAACTAGATGCCCCTTTCCTCCAAGCCACCCTGAGAAGCCAGATGGAGATGGAGGCCTCAATCCACTTTGACACCATGCTGAGGTTTTCTGGCAGCCCAGTGCTCATGTGCCTGCAGCTGAGAGAGGAGCAGGTCCCATACAGGTAGTCTCTAGATACAGCCAGATACTGTAGAAACATCATGACGTGCTTGAGATAAAGGAGGActtgctggggagaggagggaattaATGGTTGTACACCCACAGTAGGGTGGGTCAAAACTGGTAGGGGTTGGGGAAGGACACTGCAAGTTTCTTGATGACATGGGAGGAAGCACCATGCCTAGACCATTAGAAGATGGTGAGTATGCTGGTCTGGGAGGAGGCTGAGGTCCACCGCCACCACAACCTCTTGACCATCTTGCTGTCACCTTGTCCCACAGAGAAATTTTCACAGTTTCCAAGTCTGCTGGGAGCCAGAGCAGCACCGCTCGAAAAGGCAGGCAGGGCACCATGCCCGGGCGGGAGTTTGCTTTGCACCGGGCCAACTCCAAGGTCTGCAGCCTCCTGCTGACGGCAGAAGAATAGGGGAGTCAGAGCACTGTTGGACTGGATAATCACCCTCTCTCCTGCCACACACCCCAGTTCTCTGTGAACCCAAGCTGAACGGTCAAGGGCTCTGCCCAACTGCTCCATAACCatcttttaataagaaaaaaatgctgcaacAAGGGCATCAGAAGAGACCACAAGAGGAACTGCTGCAGGACAGCCCAGAGGCACTCCTTGCTTGGGGCTGGAGAAGCCAAGCCTGCCCTCCCAACCCCAAAGGCTGAGATTTCCCCTGCCTGAACTCTTCCCCTTTATGGGGAAGGGCTTGCTGGAAACCAAAACCGGTCCTGTGGAAAAACAACCTTCTTTAGCAAGTGAATTAGTTCCTCGGTGCCCAAGAAACCCTTCTGCAAGCCTATACCCGAAAATGCCATGTTTTCTCCCCATTTATCAAAGCAGTCAGGAAGGAGCACCTCTGCAGCCAGCAGGGAGGAGGTTCCCCACAGAGGGAGTGAACAACACTCCTTAAATGCACAGTTTTGTGGCCACCAGAAGAGTCCAGGAATATGAACAAAACTTATTTCTGAAGGAGGTGGGggggttttaaattattttttaaatgcaaccaCAGAGACATTGACCCCGGAATAATCCCtcagggagaaaggcagagaagcaaGACAAAATGCTGCACAACCTGTTGCCAGTTATTGTGTGTTCTTTCTGGATTAATTGAagatatttgcatttatttgcatacgAAGGCAACTCAGctccctcacagcatcctcttgctccctggctggggGGGAATTTGCACTCTGTTGCCAGGGACGAGGCTGGTAACACACCAGGCAACAAGGGTGAGGCCAAGGGAGAGAGGAACAGCCTGTATGTCAGTGAGGTCAGGTTCACACtcggggcaaaaaaaaaaaaaaaaaaaataataaaaaggagcaAGGCAGAGGAACGAGGCCCATAGAGCTTTCCCAAAAACTGGATAAGCAAAGATGAAGTTAAAACAGAGCAGGGCAGAGTGCAGCAAAGTGCAAGAGGCCCTTCTAAAGAGCATGGACCAGCGGTCTCAATCCTCATCTTGAAAGAGGGAGCATTGTCTTGAAGGCAGAGCTTCAAAGTGTGGAAAAAATGCTGGAGACCCTCTAGCTGCTGGGGGAGGCTGGAAGGAGATGGGGGAACTCAAGCAGTGACTGGCTGAAGGAAAACGGGAAGAGACATTGTTGTCTCCAATGCATTAAAGCATCTCATCACAGCTCTGCAGATCCCACCATAATGCTGATCCCCAGCTTCTGCTTCCTGCTCTAGTGTCTGCACTTGAATTTTTCCcgcatatttttttcccctctgagatAGGCAGCGTTGCAAGAATCATCTGAGGTCATAAAACACACCTGGTAATTAAAAACCACAAGAACACAAGCATTTCAGTGTTTGCAAAGAGTGGATTAAAAGGGTGTTTTGAGATTATCAGGACTCCCAGCATGGGGCAAAGACACTGGAAGTAAAAAAATTACTACTGTGGCAGTACGCAGAGCTGGATCTGAAGTCAGCAATGCTCAGCTGGGGAATCAGGTCATTTCAAATCATGGACACAGCCTGCCAAGGCATTTGGAAGATTCTCTGTCCTttgggtattatttttttttaacgagtTATTGGTGGTTTCAGGCCATTTTAAGGGGCAAAGGCAAATGCTGGTTGCCATGGAAGGCAAAAGACCACGTTTTACTAATGTGGTCCTTTCTGGACTTGGGAATTGTCACAGGAAGAGCTCGGACAAATGTTACAAAGCTGTTAACTTCAGGTTACCATCCGTCAGGGTGGACATTATTCAACCCAAACTGGAAAAGTTAAGTACTGGGGTACACCTCCAGCctatccccttcctcctctttatAGAAGCCAGCATACAGAAGCTAGATGTGCCTTTTGCTGGTGCATGCAAGTTCAAAACCCATCTATTGAGAGGTGGCTTCTGCCTAGAGCCTCTCATCTTCCTTTTTGGTCCAAAGTTTACATATTAATGGAGAAGCCTCTGGCCTCTCTTATCACCTGAATGGCAGCTCCCTGTCTCTTTTAATCAAGGCAGCAGATGGAGATAAGATTGCCTCAACCCTACATGCAGGAAGTCAGCGTTCCAGCAACAAAGAGATACAACAGCTTCCCTTTTCTGCTGATATTTGGGCTCTTTGGGTGACCATTTGTGAAAATTACAATTAACTTCAAGTAAATATTGTTATTCTGTTTTGCATTCTCCTCTCAAGTTGGATTTTTATCAGCCACAACCACCAAACACCTCTCCAGCGCTGGCGGGAGGCTCAcaaggaaaaagcagtatttcttcaTTCCTTCCTGATAAAAATGTGcctttgaaacattttttgtatgagaaaatgtgctttttaggaagaaaaggtACATTgagttgttggtttgggtttgttttttttttttaaattatgagcCTGACAACATAGCACCGAGTCTCTTGGTTTGGGAGGAGAAAACTTGTGTGGTTTTCCAACTGGAGACACTAATTATGAGCGCTTTGGTTATGTACAGAAATAAATGccttgtatttttatattttctctgtTTGACTCTTAACTTTTCTGGATACAcagctgggaagaggagagaggcagagagcagctccCATAGCACAGGCACTCCCAGCAAGAACAGCATGGCCAAAGTCACCTTTAAATAAAGTCACACTCCCAAGGGACCTGCTTTCTAGGTCCGTATTTAGGGTGTCTCAGAGATGCATTTAGCTAAAATACACCATCAGGCCTGTAAGACGGGGACACAAGGGCCACCTCTGCTCCCAGAAAACCCAAAAGCACCATTAGGGAGTATGGCAGCCCTGCGACAGCGTTCCCAGGGGGCTGAAGACACTGTCTTACCCCTCTCCTGCCAACTTCTGCAAAGGTATTGGAGGCCATCCAAGACTTCACTTAAAAATCAGGGCTTCCCCTGCATCAAGGCTCTGCTGATTACAAAGCAGTCTCGCTCAGAGTGGGCCCCAAGGACGCGGAGAGTAATTGCCCTGGGACTTGCCCTCGGGTCTGAACAGGAGGATCACTGCGTGACCGTGGGAGGAGGGAGCCCATATTGCCCTTGACACGTTGCTCAgctttctgcagagcagctgatAGCAGCTCCGAGTCCCACTAGCTCCCCATCTTCACCCTTTCCCCAGGGAGCATCCCATTATTTCCCATTTCTCCCATCTCACCATCAGGATTTGGGCTGATTCAGGGTGTTTTACACGCTGACGAGTTGCTATAACCTCTGTGGGTACGCACCACCCCTGGGACCACCTTTCCTATGGGTCTGCGCAGGCCTGAGTCCCCATCCAAAACCACCCTGCTCTGCCGGAGGTTTGAGCACTATTTGGACCCAAAATTTTTCTCAGTCTCAGTGTTTGCTCCTCAGCCAAAACCAGGAGGCACCCACCTGCCATTTAGGACCTTTTATGTTGCCCTTCTCCTTCTCTAAAGGAGATTTAGAGTGGAAGATTTATCACCCAGCCAAGGTTTGCATTGCACAGGCTAAATCAGAAAATGCCCAGATCctttggggtggggagaagataACATTGCTGATGGGTAAGCTCTTACAGCAGACCCCTTTTGCCCTAAACAAATAAGTGAGGTTTGCTCACTACCTGCACGTGAGGGGACATCAGTGTTCAGGAGATGTGGAAACCCCAAAAGATTTTAGTCCAGGTTCTATTTAAACGCTGAGCAACAGCGTTAACCTCAATCAGTCAAACTTCTAGTCCTGAAGGATGATACTTGTCCTGCCAGAGGGGCCAGGTGCTACAGCTGGGACTGGAGCTGGAAACCTGTGTCCAGCCCCCTTGGAAACGGTGAGGAGATTTCAATGGGgatttcagcagttttctttcctgctggAAGCTTTGGTCTCCTGCTGAGCCAGTGAACCTTAAAGTTTCCCAGATCCCTTCTGGAGACTTTCCCCCCCCCAGTTCTGATCGGATGCTCAAACAGCAAAAGACAGTGAAGGGACACAGGCATTTCTGTAAAATGATCCATTTCTTTGACAATAGCTCCAAACCCTCCAGGACCTTCCGGCCCCAAACCCCTTCA
This region includes:
- the LOC141469619 gene encoding microsomal triglyceride transfer protein-like, translated to MNPQAVSGYVCLLCFSFMSTAKGNFQLLSFQPGTLYQYRYSMDVQLDYTSAPSPRGTWLGAEALVQLQRLWKDQGGEELLQVQIRDLKAQQKPEDRRSQDGTGGSPAEIALSQKTRAELQQPMFISWSSGKVKAFYGDGTESILISNLKRGIVSLLQLQPHAGTAVEEDVSGSCQVTYTMSNHSITKMKDLLSCTKPNSRFTSVNKIFGVLWQPTSRSQYVVKDNLLQSVLAEESHVLSPALRSTTGIKISSRQQLQLVSPPMPSPAEVAGQSLEDVLAGTEGQHQPLGMASPPFRRVCTHCPSLRAYLKAFDSQKVKVDTSKAATMWQFQRFIQMLRSAKKRDVLQLLKRAPEDMLPFVVEAAVAAQSVASLAALSDFLDFSKEPKSLLEKFLYAAAFSPRPSGELLHLVLDKLDGKQLAPEVWETGIVAVGSLVGKLCQQKLCGLQEVERGVATVLGGLRDAKEDSEMVIYLLALGNAALPETIPTLLDYAEEGPATVATVAISALRRFHPQHISDKVKRAMRRIFHEKRKSYEKTCRLAAAEVLLDNEPSPMDVINILLATKELETETATFLLLKIWNSLHADHHPARKILKDIMRDPRINNYNFFLKAGISSSFSGPLTVTQDLLSTFGLDLLFLEGGFLRKSISDFSLLSHGQRLRAVQVTIEAQGMESMLGENVLEGEEEPELMAGMSAIFFDVQLRPIVFFQGYTDLMAKVLLSSGEPTSVVKGNFLLMDHHQVIPLQSGLQVAVKLQGGLGLDISADMDVSIWEQELKTSINTRGSLTIDFQAELDAPFLQATLRSQMEMEASIHFDTMLRFSGSPVLMCLQLREEQVPYREIFTVSKSAGSQSSTARKGRQGTMPGREFALHRANSKVCSLLLTAEE